The following coding sequences are from one Aeromicrobium duanguangcaii window:
- a CDS encoding FtsB family cell division protein, with amino-acid sequence MAGRGSSPSSRRPTGRRDGRSTPRTTSRPSVAPVAAGPSGSGTRFTARALILLGVAVMLIASYTASVHAWWQQRSEIVALESQNRRTEAEIDDLKDQQKRWNDPAYIRQQARERFGWVMPGEVGYRVIGVDGELKGQSSTLDAPEAAPRRPWVERLWGSVEAAGQPQDAAPETPTDPSLEPDE; translated from the coding sequence ATGGCTGGACGCGGATCGTCACCGTCGTCGCGTCGACCCACGGGTCGGCGCGACGGCCGGTCGACCCCGCGGACGACCTCGCGTCCCTCGGTCGCCCCGGTGGCCGCCGGCCCCTCGGGCTCCGGCACGCGCTTCACGGCGCGGGCGCTGATCCTGCTGGGAGTCGCGGTCATGCTGATCGCCTCCTACACGGCCTCGGTCCACGCCTGGTGGCAGCAGCGCTCCGAGATCGTGGCGCTGGAGTCGCAGAACCGGCGCACCGAGGCCGAGATCGACGACCTGAAGGACCAGCAGAAGCGCTGGAACGACCCGGCCTACATCCGCCAGCAGGCGCGTGAGCGGTTCGGCTGGGTCATGCCCGGCGAGGTCGGCTACCGCGTCATCGGCGTCGACGGCGAGCTGAAGGGCCAGTCCTCGACCCTCGACGCCCCCGAGGCGGCACCGCGTCGGCCGTGGGTCGAGCGGTTGTGGGGCTCGGTCGAGGCCGCCGGCCAGCCGCAGGACGCAGCGCCCGAGACACCCACCGACCCTTCACTGGAGCCCGACGAATGA
- a CDS encoding DUF501 domain-containing protein — protein sequence MIDPADIEAITEQLGRPPRGMIEVSSRCPSGHPNGVKTEPRLPDGTPFPTLYYLTCPRLTGAIGTLEASGLMAEMTERLKHEPELAAAYRAAHESYLVEREAIGHVDEIDGISAGGMPDRVKCLHVLVAHSLAKGPGVNPLGDEAVRLLGDYWGHSSCAPAAPADPA from the coding sequence ATGATCGACCCGGCCGACATCGAGGCCATCACCGAGCAGCTCGGACGACCCCCGCGAGGCATGATCGAGGTCTCCTCGCGCTGCCCCTCGGGTCACCCGAACGGCGTCAAGACCGAGCCGCGGCTGCCCGACGGCACGCCGTTCCCGACGCTGTACTACCTGACGTGTCCCCGGCTGACCGGCGCGATCGGCACCCTCGAGGCGTCCGGTCTGATGGCCGAGATGACCGAGCGGCTCAAGCACGAGCCCGAGCTGGCGGCCGCCTACCGGGCCGCACACGAGTCCTACCTCGTCGAGCGCGAGGCGATCGGTCACGTCGACGAGATCGACGGGATCAGCGCCGGTGGCATGCCCGACCGGGTGAAGTGCCTCCACGTGCTCGTCGCCCACTCACTGGCCAAGGGCCCGGGCGTGAACCCGCTCGGCGACGAGGCCGTCCGCCTGCTGGGTGACTACTGGGGGCACTCCAGCTGCGCCCCGGCCGCCCCGGCCGACCCCGCCTGA
- a CDS encoding Ppx/GppA phosphatase family protein: protein MARTTVAAIDCGTNSIRLLIAQIDGTEKTDLTREMRVVRLGQGVDQSGSLAPEAVERTIAACREYALAIEAMGVDVVSFAATSAVRDADNAQEFSDAVEAVLGVRPRILTGDEEARASFEGATGDVADVLTTVIDLGGGSTEVVQGVGAPTFAHSFDLGSVRMTERFLQTDPPSVAEVTACMAHLDAVIAPKLADLPPTEEIVGVAGTITTIAAHALGLPSYDRELIHLARIHVDDLRAACSSLMQMPVVDRRALPYMHPGRADVIAGGALILDRVLEHLPRATDEIVVSEQDILDGIAWAAAREGA, encoded by the coding sequence ATGGCTCGGACGACGGTGGCTGCGATCGACTGCGGGACGAACTCCATCCGACTGCTGATCGCCCAGATCGACGGCACGGAGAAGACCGACCTGACCCGCGAGATGCGCGTCGTCCGGCTCGGCCAGGGCGTCGACCAGAGCGGGTCGCTGGCTCCCGAGGCCGTCGAGCGCACGATCGCCGCCTGCCGCGAGTACGCGCTGGCGATCGAGGCGATGGGCGTCGACGTGGTGTCCTTCGCCGCGACGTCCGCCGTCCGCGACGCCGACAACGCGCAGGAGTTCTCCGACGCCGTCGAGGCGGTCCTCGGCGTCCGGCCTCGGATCCTGACCGGTGACGAGGAGGCGCGCGCCTCCTTCGAGGGGGCGACGGGCGACGTCGCGGACGTCCTCACCACCGTGATCGACCTCGGCGGCGGGTCCACCGAGGTCGTGCAGGGCGTCGGCGCCCCGACCTTCGCGCACTCCTTCGACCTGGGCTCGGTGCGGATGACCGAGCGCTTCCTGCAGACCGACCCGCCGTCCGTCGCCGAGGTCACCGCCTGCATGGCGCACCTGGACGCGGTGATCGCCCCGAAGCTGGCCGACCTGCCGCCGACCGAGGAGATCGTCGGGGTCGCGGGGACGATCACCACGATCGCCGCCCACGCCCTGGGGCTGCCGTCCTACGACCGGGAGCTCATCCACCTGGCCCGCATCCACGTCGACGACCTGCGCGCCGCGTGCAGCTCGCTCATGCAGATGCCCGTCGTCGACCGTCGCGCCCTGCCGTACATGCACCCGGGTCGCGCCGACGTGATCGCCGGGGGAGCGTTGATCCTGGACCGTGTGCTCGAGCACCTGCCCCGTGCCACCGACGAGATCGTGGTCAGCGAGCAGGACATTCTCGACGGCATCGCATGGGCCGCGGCCCGGGAAGGAGCATGA
- a CDS encoding NAD(P)-dependent oxidoreductase: protein MMRISVPDESWLAALSDLDVDVVVWDGASEQPEGRLDLVVWPYTLAPTDLAAIDASRIGLVQGQALGYDGVADLLPAGGRYANAVGVHEDSTAELAVTLLLAAARNLDVFASRQTQGLWRKKWSSSLLDRRVMLLGVGGIGARVATRLDGFGCELVRVGSRARDDESGHVHGTDELDELLPTVDAVVVAVPLTPATERMIDADFLARLPDGAIVVNVARGRTADTEAVLAEAGRLRYAADVFDPEPLPPDHPLWSAPGVIITPHVGGMTSAMAPRIHAVVRGQIERLAAGEKPAHVVVDHRAGS, encoded by the coding sequence ATGATGCGCATCTCCGTGCCGGACGAGTCCTGGCTCGCCGCGCTTTCCGACCTCGACGTCGACGTGGTGGTCTGGGACGGGGCCTCCGAGCAACCCGAGGGCCGGCTCGACCTCGTCGTGTGGCCGTACACGCTGGCTCCCACCGACCTCGCCGCGATCGACGCCTCGCGCATCGGGTTGGTCCAGGGTCAGGCCCTCGGGTACGACGGGGTCGCCGATCTCCTCCCCGCCGGTGGCCGGTATGCGAACGCCGTTGGGGTGCACGAGGACTCGACCGCCGAGCTCGCGGTCACCCTGCTGCTCGCCGCCGCCCGCAACCTCGACGTGTTCGCCTCCCGCCAGACCCAGGGCCTCTGGCGCAAGAAGTGGTCCTCGAGCCTGCTCGACCGCCGGGTCATGCTGCTCGGGGTCGGCGGCATCGGGGCGCGCGTCGCCACCCGCCTCGACGGCTTCGGCTGCGAGCTCGTGCGGGTCGGCTCGCGTGCTCGTGACGATGAGTCCGGCCACGTCCACGGCACCGACGAGCTCGACGAGCTGCTGCCGACCGTCGACGCGGTCGTGGTCGCCGTGCCGTTGACCCCGGCGACCGAGCGGATGATCGACGCCGACTTCTTGGCGCGGCTGCCCGACGGCGCCATCGTCGTGAACGTGGCCCGAGGACGCACGGCCGACACCGAGGCGGTGCTCGCCGAGGCGGGACGGCTGCGGTACGCCGCCGACGTCTTCGATCCCGAGCCGCTTCCGCCGGACCACCCGCTGTGGTCGGCGCCGGGCGTCATCATCACGCCGCACGTGGGCGGCATGACCTCGGCGATGGCACCGCGGATCCACGCCGTGGTGCGGGGCCAGATCGAGCGGCTCGCCGCGGGCGAGAAACCGGCCCACGTCGTCGTCGACCACCGCGCCGGCTCGTAG
- the trmB gene encoding tRNA (guanosine(46)-N7)-methyltransferase TrmB, whose protein sequence is MPQTAEDRRDRAEEPSRREIVSFTRRGGRLTERLQGAWDDLAERFVVDIPRGRTSTSVAEGFTLDPATLFGREAPLVLEIGSGRGESLVHAARENPDTDFLGLEVYVPGVAQTLLSMRHHGVENIRLIIVDAVPALSRMLPAECLDELRIWFPDPWHKTRHHKRRLVSDEFVPVARRALKPGGVWRMATDWQDYADQMLDVVNRAEGFTTSGDWAERFPDRPVTRFEAKGLAVGRTIRDVKAIKMSA, encoded by the coding sequence ATGCCCCAGACCGCCGAAGACCGTCGAGATCGTGCCGAGGAGCCGTCCCGGCGCGAGATCGTCTCCTTCACCCGCCGCGGCGGCCGCCTCACGGAGCGGCTGCAGGGCGCGTGGGACGATCTCGCCGAGCGCTTCGTCGTCGACATCCCCCGCGGCCGCACCAGCACCTCGGTCGCCGAGGGATTCACCCTCGACCCGGCGACGCTGTTCGGACGCGAGGCCCCGCTGGTCCTGGAGATCGGCAGCGGCCGCGGCGAGTCGCTCGTGCACGCGGCCCGCGAGAACCCGGACACCGACTTCCTCGGCCTCGAGGTCTACGTGCCCGGCGTCGCCCAGACGCTGCTGTCGATGCGGCACCACGGCGTCGAGAACATCCGGCTCATCATCGTGGACGCGGTGCCCGCGCTGAGCCGCATGCTGCCGGCGGAGTGCCTCGACGAGCTGCGGATCTGGTTCCCCGATCCGTGGCACAAGACCCGGCACCACAAGCGCCGCCTGGTCTCGGACGAGTTCGTCCCGGTGGCCCGCCGGGCACTCAAGCCCGGGGGCGTCTGGCGCATGGCCACCGACTGGCAGGACTATGCCGACCAGATGCTCGACGTCGTCAATCGCGCGGAGGGTTTCACGACCTCGGGCGACTGGGCCGAGCGCTTCCCGGACCGGCCGGTCACGCGATTCGAGGCCAAGGGACTGGCGGTCGGTCGCACCATTCGGGACGTGAAGGCCATTAAGATGTCGGCATGA
- a CDS encoding DinB family protein — protein sequence MTIIPDSKDWTWVLAESCPECGFDASDVDVTRAGQQALEMVPRWRAALARPDAAARPDPSTWSVLEYACHVRDVFLLFTERLRLIREQDAPEFANWDQDATAVQTGYAQQRPSDVAVELGPAAEAFAAEVAAVQDWERPGLRSNGSAFTADSLTRYGLHDLVHHMVDVDA from the coding sequence ATGACGATCATCCCCGACTCGAAGGACTGGACCTGGGTCCTGGCCGAATCCTGCCCGGAGTGCGGCTTCGACGCCTCCGATGTCGACGTGACACGCGCCGGGCAGCAGGCGCTCGAGATGGTGCCGCGGTGGCGCGCGGCGCTGGCTCGGCCCGATGCCGCCGCGCGTCCCGACCCGTCGACGTGGTCGGTGCTGGAGTACGCGTGCCACGTGCGGGACGTGTTCCTGCTGTTCACGGAACGACTACGGCTCATCCGTGAGCAGGACGCGCCCGAGTTCGCGAACTGGGACCAGGACGCGACGGCGGTCCAGACCGGGTACGCGCAGCAGCGCCCGTCGGACGTCGCCGTCGAGCTGGGTCCCGCCGCCGAGGCCTTCGCCGCCGAGGTCGCGGCAGTGCAGGACTGGGAGCGTCCGGGGTTGCGCTCCAACGGCTCGGCCTTCACCGCCGACTCGCTCACGCGCTACGGCCTGCACGACCTCGTGCACCACATGGTGGACGTCGACGCCTGA
- a CDS encoding NAD(P)/FAD-dependent oxidoreductase — translation MAVGANVAVVGAGIVGLATAYSLQKAGAAVTVYEVGRPGGAQSAGDSRIFRHAHLDPRLTAFTTRSRRLYREWGDELGLELVSTGGAVALGPDVDQKLSGLAEVDGLDARRIDAAELAERLPLLAHYDGPALLDAGGGSINAAGAVERISARLGDAIVQDHVLTVRPTASGTVEVRTGTGRTEHDHVVVAAGRGTAAIAHGLGLSLPVHNSAQVRVTFRVAGEPPATLATLQDMSNAFGEPRVYAAASADRTRYGVGIAEEVPVNDDGSSVDPEVLDALADRAVAYVRRALPGLDPTPVAHIHCWVTSLPWGEDGVGVWQHDGVSLVAGNNLFKQAPALGEALATAATGGALPESLLASSRLGRG, via the coding sequence ATGGCAGTGGGTGCGAACGTCGCGGTGGTCGGAGCAGGAATCGTCGGGTTGGCCACGGCCTACTCGTTGCAGAAGGCGGGAGCCGCGGTCACGGTCTACGAGGTCGGCCGCCCCGGTGGCGCCCAGTCGGCGGGCGACTCGCGCATCTTCCGCCACGCCCACCTCGATCCGCGGCTGACCGCGTTCACGACGCGGTCGCGTCGCCTGTACCGCGAGTGGGGCGATGAGCTCGGTCTCGAGCTCGTCTCGACCGGGGGAGCCGTGGCGCTGGGCCCTGATGTCGACCAGAAGCTGAGCGGACTCGCGGAGGTCGATGGTCTCGACGCCCGGCGCATCGACGCGGCCGAGTTGGCCGAGCGTCTTCCGTTGCTGGCGCACTACGACGGTCCGGCGCTCCTGGACGCAGGCGGTGGCTCGATCAACGCCGCGGGCGCCGTCGAGCGGATCTCGGCTCGACTCGGCGACGCGATCGTCCAGGACCACGTCCTCACGGTCCGGCCGACCGCCAGCGGCACGGTCGAGGTCCGCACGGGCACCGGGCGCACCGAGCACGACCACGTGGTCGTCGCCGCCGGCCGAGGCACAGCAGCCATCGCCCACGGCCTCGGTCTCTCGCTGCCGGTGCACAACTCTGCGCAGGTCCGCGTGACGTTCAGGGTCGCCGGTGAGCCGCCGGCCACCCTGGCCACCCTGCAGGACATGAGCAATGCCTTCGGCGAGCCGCGCGTCTATGCCGCCGCCAGCGCCGACCGGACCCGCTACGGCGTGGGCATCGCCGAGGAGGTCCCGGTGAACGACGACGGCTCGTCGGTCGATCCCGAGGTGCTCGACGCCCTGGCCGACCGCGCGGTCGCGTACGTGCGCCGCGCCCTGCCCGGCCTCGATCCGACGCCGGTCGCGCACATCCACTGCTGGGTCACCTCACTGCCGTGGGGCGAGGACGGTGTCGGTGTGTGGCAGCACGACGGAGTCTCGCTGGTCGCCGGCAACAACCTGTTCAAGCAGGCGCCTGCCCTGGGTGAGGCTCTCGCCACGGCGGCCACCGGGGGAGCGCTGCCCGAGTCGCTGCTGGCCTCCTCGCGCCTCGGCCGCGGCTAG
- a CDS encoding PadR family transcriptional regulator: MDATQLLKGVLDVAVLAVVEGEDGYGYDVVRRLRTAGLEEVGDASVYGTLRRLYSAGALTSYVVPSEEGPHRKYYGITPQGRAMLTTQRKTWAEFAHTMNRLLEGNAA; this comes from the coding sequence ATGGATGCGACCCAATTGCTCAAGGGAGTGCTCGACGTGGCCGTGCTGGCCGTTGTCGAGGGCGAGGACGGCTACGGCTACGACGTCGTGCGCCGGTTGCGCACGGCCGGACTCGAGGAGGTCGGGGACGCCTCGGTGTACGGCACGCTGCGCCGGCTCTACTCGGCCGGCGCCCTGACCTCGTACGTCGTCCCCAGCGAGGAGGGGCCGCACCGCAAGTACTACGGCATCACCCCGCAGGGACGGGCGATGCTCACCACCCAGCGCAAGACCTGGGCGGAGTTCGCCCACACGATGAACCGCCTGCTCGAAGGGAACGCCGCATGA
- a CDS encoding Bax inhibitor-1/YccA family protein, whose amino-acid sequence MRSSNPVFAKNAEFNGRGTTQYADPSQWKIDLSGGDGRGASGPGLQAPSSPGRMTLDTVVEKTAITVGTVVLFAAIAWFTIGNVFDDQLGTVDQSAVNTAWMFAMGGMIVGFVLAMVNSFKKVISPALVLAYAAAEGVFVGAFSKIVSTWVGDSTIVFQAVLGTFVAAGATLAAYKFFNIRVTDKFRKVVTISLVAFAGVMLVNFLLSIFGVLDQGGLRSFGLLGLLVSLFAIGLAVLCLIMDFDFVERGVAAGLPERESWRAAFGLTVTLVWLYLEILRVLAILRGDN is encoded by the coding sequence ATGAGGAGCAGCAACCCCGTCTTTGCGAAGAACGCGGAGTTCAACGGCCGCGGCACCACGCAGTACGCAGACCCGTCGCAGTGGAAGATCGACCTGTCCGGCGGTGACGGACGCGGCGCATCCGGACCCGGGCTGCAGGCTCCCTCCTCGCCGGGGCGGATGACCCTGGACACCGTCGTCGAGAAGACCGCGATCACGGTCGGCACGGTCGTGCTGTTCGCGGCGATCGCCTGGTTCACCATCGGCAACGTCTTCGACGACCAGCTCGGCACGGTCGACCAGTCCGCGGTCAACACCGCGTGGATGTTCGCCATGGGCGGCATGATCGTCGGCTTCGTGCTGGCGATGGTCAACTCCTTCAAGAAGGTCATCAGCCCGGCGCTGGTCCTGGCCTACGCCGCAGCCGAGGGCGTCTTCGTCGGCGCCTTCTCCAAGATCGTCTCGACGTGGGTCGGCGACTCGACCATCGTCTTCCAGGCCGTGCTCGGCACGTTCGTCGCGGCCGGTGCGACCCTGGCGGCGTACAAGTTCTTCAACATCCGCGTCACCGACAAGTTCCGCAAGGTCGTCACGATCTCGCTGGTCGCGTTCGCGGGCGTCATGCTCGTGAACTTCCTGCTGAGCATCTTCGGCGTTCTCGACCAGGGCGGTCTGCGCAGCTTCGGCCTCCTGGGCCTCCTGGTCTCGCTGTTCGCGATCGGCCTGGCGGTCCTGTGCCTGATCATGGACTTCGACTTCGTCGAGCGCGGCGTCGCGGCCGGTCTGCCCGAGCGCGAGTCCTGGCGCGCGGCCTTCGGCCTGACCGTCACCCTCGTGTGGCTGTACCTCGAGATCCTGCGTGTCCTCGCCATCTTGCGCGGAGACAACTGA
- a CDS encoding SGNH/GDSL hydrolase family protein, with amino-acid sequence MTSPGRTTAKAAVRTAGVSFGTYVVLIAQALLARRRIGTTTDRPPSGNGVYGHELDGDPIRCLLLGDSTMVGYGMKTVDHTPSALVGIGLSHVLGVPVQIHNESLVGARSSDLQSQIDAAVGLKPQLTIILVGANDITHQVPAKRSARRLGAAVRRLRAMGSEVIVGSVPDFGTIKPLPVPLRTVCRYWSRHLARRQTVAAVEAGARVVSLSDVLEPLLLLKGDALFGDDRFHPSAHGYATVANFLVDAAVTQWRSSAVRPLEAEPIEQMTLEDAAEWAVEHGGTQVAPAPRGRRWAAVLRWRR; translated from the coding sequence GTGACCAGCCCCGGGAGAACGACGGCCAAGGCCGCCGTGCGGACCGCGGGGGTCAGCTTCGGCACCTACGTCGTGCTCATCGCGCAGGCGCTCCTGGCGCGCCGCCGGATCGGCACGACCACGGACCGTCCGCCCTCGGGCAACGGCGTCTACGGGCACGAGCTCGACGGCGATCCCATCCGCTGCCTGCTGCTCGGCGACTCGACGATGGTCGGCTACGGGATGAAGACCGTCGACCACACGCCCTCGGCGCTCGTGGGCATCGGGCTCTCGCACGTCCTGGGTGTCCCGGTCCAGATCCACAACGAGTCGCTCGTCGGCGCCCGGTCCAGCGACCTCCAGAGCCAGATCGATGCGGCGGTGGGCCTGAAGCCGCAGCTGACGATCATCCTGGTCGGCGCCAACGACATCACCCACCAGGTGCCCGCCAAGCGCTCCGCCCGCCGACTCGGCGCCGCGGTCCGGCGACTACGCGCCATGGGCTCGGAGGTGATCGTCGGGTCCGTCCCGGACTTCGGCACGATCAAGCCGCTGCCCGTCCCGCTGCGCACGGTGTGCCGGTACTGGAGCCGCCATCTGGCACGACGCCAGACGGTCGCCGCCGTCGAGGCGGGCGCGCGCGTCGTGTCTCTCTCGGACGTGCTGGAGCCGCTGCTGCTGCTCAAGGGCGACGCCCTGTTCGGCGACGACCGCTTCCACCCGAGCGCCCACGGCTACGCGACGGTGGCCAACTTCCTCGTCGACGCGGCCGTGACCCAGTGGCGCTCCAGCGCCGTCCGCCCGCTCGAGGCGGAGCCCATCGAGCAGATGACGCTCGAGGACGCCGCCGAGTGGGCCGTCGAGCACGGCGGCACCCAGGTCGCGCCCGCACCGCGCGGCCGCCGCTGGGCGGCCGTCCTGCGCTGGCGCCGCTGA
- a CDS encoding tyrosine-protein phosphatase, whose product MNETVPNLRDLGGMPVEGGSVQPGRLLRSALPLADDAAPPEIVWPPSVVIDLRSAAEIEPEHPLSGSGATVLNFPLLSALRPGVAPPESLAELYQLMLRTTADHLVDVVGAVATAPGTTLVHCAAGKDRTGVSIAMVLALLGAKREDIVDDYLVTAQHEEQIEARFRRLFGPRRAALPNQYLATPVEAITGVLDTWDEHPGGAFGWFQQWGGRPETVDRLRSTLIG is encoded by the coding sequence GTGAACGAGACCGTCCCGAACCTTCGCGACCTCGGCGGGATGCCCGTCGAGGGCGGCTCCGTCCAGCCCGGGCGACTGCTGCGCAGCGCCCTGCCTCTCGCGGACGACGCCGCGCCGCCGGAGATCGTCTGGCCGCCGTCGGTCGTCATCGACCTGCGATCGGCGGCCGAGATCGAGCCCGAGCACCCGCTGTCGGGGTCGGGGGCGACCGTGCTGAACTTCCCGCTGCTGAGCGCGCTGCGACCCGGCGTCGCCCCGCCCGAGAGCCTGGCCGAGCTGTACCAGCTGATGCTGCGCACCACTGCCGATCATCTCGTCGACGTCGTCGGTGCCGTGGCGACGGCACCGGGCACCACGCTCGTGCACTGCGCGGCGGGCAAGGACCGCACGGGCGTGTCCATCGCCATGGTCCTGGCGCTGCTGGGCGCCAAGCGCGAGGACATCGTCGACGACTACCTCGTCACGGCGCAGCACGAGGAGCAGATCGAGGCGCGGTTCCGCCGCCTCTTCGGCCCGCGCCGCGCCGCGCTGCCCAACCAGTACCTCGCGACCCCGGTCGAGGCCATCACGGGCGTCCTGGACACGTGGGACGAGCACCCCGGCGGCGCCTTCGGCTGGTTCCAGCAGTGGGGTGGCCGCCCCGAGACGGTCGACCGCCTCCGGTCGACGCTGATCGGCTGA
- a CDS encoding pirin family protein — MIADRTLEPRDVPLGGLRGLRVHRTLPSRPLPTIGAWCFVDHFGPTEAPMEVLPHPHTGLQTVTWPIEGSIRHRDSLGSDVVLRPRELNLMTSGAGVSHSEFSDPGPMHGIQLWVALPEHRRHGAADFEHHPALPRVSGDGWEGVVLVGRFAGQESRAAVHTPLVGVELRLEPGRHEFDLDPAFEYGVLAVDGDVTVAGEPVLHRAMRYLAPGRDALVLEVDRPTIVMLLGGEPFEEEIVMWWNFIGRSHDEIVRAREEWEAQEARYGHVEGHDGQTIPAPPMPQVRLTPRIRRA, encoded by the coding sequence ATGATCGCCGACCGCACGCTCGAGCCGCGGGACGTCCCGCTCGGCGGGCTGCGCGGACTGCGGGTGCACCGCACGCTGCCGAGCCGGCCGCTGCCGACCATCGGCGCCTGGTGCTTCGTCGACCACTTCGGTCCGACCGAGGCTCCGATGGAGGTCCTGCCGCATCCGCACACCGGGCTGCAGACCGTCACGTGGCCGATCGAGGGATCGATCCGTCATCGCGACAGTCTGGGCAGCGACGTCGTGCTGCGTCCCCGCGAGCTGAACCTGATGACCTCGGGGGCGGGCGTGTCCCACTCGGAGTTCAGCGACCCGGGTCCGATGCACGGCATCCAGCTGTGGGTCGCGCTGCCCGAGCACCGGCGCCACGGTGCGGCCGACTTCGAGCACCATCCCGCCCTCCCGCGGGTGAGCGGCGACGGCTGGGAGGGCGTGGTCCTCGTCGGCCGCTTCGCCGGCCAGGAGTCCCGTGCCGCGGTGCACACGCCGCTCGTGGGCGTCGAGCTGCGGCTGGAGCCGGGCCGCCACGAGTTCGACCTGGACCCCGCCTTCGAGTACGGCGTGCTGGCCGTCGACGGTGACGTGACCGTGGCGGGCGAGCCGGTTCTGCACCGCGCCATGAGGTACCTCGCACCGGGCCGCGACGCGCTGGTCCTCGAGGTCGACCGGCCCACGATCGTCATGCTCCTCGGCGGAGAGCCGTTCGAGGAGGAGATCGTCATGTGGTGGAACTTCATCGGCCGCTCCCATGACGAGATCGTCCGGGCCCGCGAGGAGTGGGAGGCTCAGGAGGCCCGATACGGCCACGTCGAGGGCCACGACGGCCAGACCATCCCGGCGCCGCCGATGCCCCAGGTGCGATTGACGCCGCGGATTCGCCGGGCCTGA
- a CDS encoding SDR family NAD(P)-dependent oxidoreductase, with amino-acid sequence MTYFTEKVAVVTGAGSGIGRALALELVARGARVAICDVDSAGLAETEGLVRAAGGEVRADHLDVTERERLLAYAAEVAEHFGVVHQIYNNAGIAFTGDIEATDFKHLERVMDVDYWGVVNGTKAFLPHLIASGDGHVVNISSVFGIISVPTQGAYNAAKFAVRGFTEALSLEMAARGRPVKVTCVHPGGIKTNVARNAGQVDGLDHDGLATTFDRIARTSPARAAEVILDGVQKGRTRVLIGADARVIDLVARVAGPHYQRLVGRLAGKAGL; translated from the coding sequence ATGACGTACTTCACAGAGAAGGTCGCCGTCGTCACGGGGGCAGGTTCGGGCATCGGTCGCGCACTCGCGCTGGAGCTGGTGGCCCGAGGGGCACGGGTCGCCATCTGCGACGTGGACTCGGCCGGCCTGGCCGAGACCGAGGGCCTGGTCCGGGCGGCCGGCGGCGAGGTGCGGGCGGACCATCTCGACGTCACCGAGCGTGAGCGCCTGCTGGCCTACGCCGCCGAGGTCGCCGAGCACTTCGGTGTGGTGCACCAGATCTACAACAATGCCGGCATCGCCTTCACCGGCGACATCGAGGCGACGGACTTCAAGCACCTCGAGCGCGTCATGGACGTCGACTACTGGGGCGTCGTCAACGGCACCAAGGCGTTCCTGCCCCACCTGATCGCCTCGGGGGACGGCCATGTCGTCAACATCTCGAGCGTCTTCGGCATCATCTCGGTGCCCACGCAGGGGGCGTACAACGCCGCGAAGTTCGCTGTCCGGGGGTTCACCGAGGCGCTGAGCCTGGAGATGGCCGCGCGCGGTCGGCCCGTGAAGGTGACGTGCGTGCACCCGGGCGGGATCAAGACCAACGTCGCGCGCAACGCCGGCCAGGTCGACGGGCTCGACCACGACGGACTGGCGACGACCTTCGACCGGATCGCCCGCACCAGCCCCGCGCGGGCCGCCGAGGTGATCCTCGACGGCGTCCAGAAGGGCAGAACGAGGGTGCTCATCGGCGCGGACGCGCGGGTGATCGACCTGGTCGCCCGGGTGGCCGGGCCGCACTACCAGCGCCTGGTGGGGCGCCTTGCAGGAAAGGCCGGACTGTGA